A genomic window from Micromonospora violae includes:
- a CDS encoding gamma-glutamyltransferase family protein has translation MTFTTRPTLQGTFGMVSSTHWLASQAAMGILERGGNAFDAAVTAGFVLHVVEPHLNGPGGEVPAIVVTAQDPRPKVLCGQGPAPAGATIAHFRSLGMDLIPGAGPLAAAVPGAVDAWLLLLREHGTFTLAEVLEPAIGYAGAGHPLVGRVGDTVAAVRSLFEEHWPTSAALWLRGGRPPAAGEMVTNPAYADTLRRLVAAGQSAGGDREAQIEAARRAWSTGFVAEAIDAFSRRPFQDSSGRPHAGLVTGDDLAAYSASWETPATLDWHGYSVAKTGFWGQGPVLLESLATLDALDDPGAYDPGTAAGVHAQVEALKLAFADREAWYGDGDGVDVPAKALLSPQYARERAALIGDRASAQLRPGRPDGAQPRLPARVRPGAARPAGPTDAATGEPTVQSDGVTRGDTCHVDVVDRWGNMISATPSGGWLQSSPTIPELGFPLGSRLQMFWLEEGLASSLAPGRRPRTTLSPTMVHRDGEPVLACGTPGGDQQDQWQLPFLLRHLVGGQSLQEAIDAPAWHTLSLPGSFYPRDMEPGVLVVEDRYDDSVLAALRAYGHEVRVVDGWSLGRLCAVTRDPATGVLAAGANPRGMQGYACGR, from the coding sequence ATGACGTTCACCACCCGACCGACGTTGCAGGGCACCTTCGGCATGGTGTCCTCGACCCACTGGCTCGCCAGCCAGGCGGCGATGGGCATCCTGGAGCGCGGCGGCAACGCCTTCGACGCCGCGGTCACCGCCGGGTTCGTCCTGCACGTCGTCGAGCCGCACCTGAACGGGCCGGGCGGCGAGGTGCCGGCCATCGTGGTGACCGCACAGGACCCCCGGCCGAAGGTGCTGTGCGGGCAGGGGCCGGCCCCGGCCGGTGCCACCATCGCGCACTTCCGGTCCCTCGGGATGGACCTCATCCCGGGTGCCGGGCCGCTCGCGGCGGCCGTACCGGGCGCCGTGGACGCCTGGCTGCTGCTGCTGCGCGAGCACGGCACATTCACCCTCGCCGAGGTGCTGGAGCCGGCGATCGGCTACGCGGGCGCCGGGCACCCGCTGGTGGGCCGGGTCGGTGACACCGTGGCGGCCGTCCGGTCGTTGTTCGAGGAACACTGGCCCACCTCCGCCGCGCTCTGGCTGCGCGGCGGCCGACCGCCGGCCGCCGGGGAGATGGTCACCAACCCGGCGTACGCGGACACCCTGCGCCGGCTCGTCGCGGCGGGACAGTCGGCCGGCGGCGACCGGGAGGCCCAGATCGAGGCCGCGCGCCGGGCCTGGAGCACGGGTTTCGTCGCCGAGGCGATCGACGCGTTCAGCCGGCGACCGTTCCAGGACTCCAGCGGACGCCCCCACGCCGGGCTGGTCACCGGCGACGACCTGGCCGCGTACTCGGCGAGTTGGGAGACGCCCGCCACCCTCGACTGGCACGGCTACTCGGTGGCGAAGACCGGTTTCTGGGGTCAGGGCCCGGTGCTGCTGGAGTCACTGGCCACTCTGGACGCGCTCGACGACCCGGGCGCGTACGACCCGGGGACCGCGGCGGGCGTCCACGCCCAGGTCGAGGCGCTCAAGCTCGCCTTCGCCGACCGGGAGGCCTGGTACGGCGACGGTGACGGTGTCGACGTGCCCGCCAAGGCGTTGCTCTCCCCGCAGTACGCGCGGGAGCGGGCCGCCCTGATCGGTGATCGCGCGTCGGCGCAGTTGCGGCCGGGACGTCCGGACGGGGCGCAACCGCGCCTGCCGGCGCGCGTCCGACCCGGTGCCGCGCGGCCTGCCGGGCCGACGGATGCCGCCACGGGTGAGCCGACCGTGCAGTCGGACGGGGTGACCCGGGGCGACACCTGTCACGTGGACGTGGTCGACCGCTGGGGCAACATGATCTCCGCTACGCCCAGTGGTGGTTGGTTGCAGAGTTCCCCCACCATTCCCGAGCTCGGCTTCCCGCTGGGCAGCAGGTTGCAGATGTTCTGGCTGGAGGAGGGGCTCGCCTCGTCGTTGGCGCCGGGGCGTCGCCCGCGTACGACGTTGAGCCCGACCATGGTGCACCGCGACGGGGAGCCGGTGTTGGCGTGCGGCACCCCGGGCGGCGATCAGCAGGACCAGTGGCAGTTGCCGTTCCTGCTGCGGCACCTCGTCGGTGGTCAGAGCCTCCAGGAGGCGATCGACGCGCCGGCCTGGCACACGCTCAGCCTGCCGGGGTCGTTCTATCCCCGTGACATGGAGCCCGGTGTCCTGGTGGTGGAGGACCGGTACGACGACAGTGTGCTGGCGGCCCTGCGGGCGTACGGGCACGAGGTGCGGGTCGTCGACGGGTGGAGCCTCGGTCGGCTCTGCGCGGTGACCCGTGACCCGGCGACGGGCGTGCTCGCCGCCGGCGCGAACCCCCGGGGCATGCAGGGCTACGCGTGCGGCCGCTAG
- a CDS encoding ABC transporter ATP-binding protein, with translation MTAQPNALEIADLVMHFGPVRAVDGVSLTIPRGRVTALVGESGSGKSTVGRCVVRLVEPTAGTVRIAGTDVTHLSRRQLRPHRGAVSIVFQDPAASLDPRMLVGEIVAEPLRLAGQRMSRRDRDARVAPQLERVGLRAEVARRYPHELSGGQRQRVSIARALISEPMLLIADEPTSALDVSVQASVLNLLADLQRDIGFACLFITHDLSAVEYLADDIAVMYLGQLVEQGSRERIFARPAHPYTQALLSAAPVADPVRQRHRQPVLLGDDLPSALDPPSGCRFRTRCPLAFDRCATEVPAQTAIGDGMAACHLVQPDGTGPDVRTADPSEVLS, from the coding sequence ATGACGGCACAGCCGAACGCCCTGGAGATCGCGGACCTGGTGATGCACTTCGGCCCGGTGCGCGCCGTGGACGGAGTGTCGCTGACCATCCCGCGCGGCCGGGTCACCGCCCTGGTGGGGGAGAGCGGTTCCGGGAAGTCGACGGTGGGCCGGTGCGTGGTGCGGCTCGTCGAGCCGACCGCGGGGACGGTCCGGATCGCGGGCACGGACGTCACCCACCTGTCCCGACGGCAACTGCGCCCCCACCGCGGCGCGGTGTCGATCGTCTTCCAGGACCCGGCCGCGTCCCTGGACCCGCGCATGCTGGTGGGCGAGATCGTGGCCGAGCCGCTGCGGCTGGCCGGTCAGCGGATGTCCCGGCGTGACCGCGACGCCCGCGTCGCTCCCCAACTCGAACGGGTGGGCCTGCGCGCCGAGGTGGCCCGTCGCTACCCCCATGAGTTGTCCGGCGGGCAACGCCAGCGGGTCAGCATCGCCCGAGCCCTGATCTCCGAGCCGATGCTGCTCATCGCCGACGAACCCACCAGCGCGCTCGACGTGTCGGTGCAGGCGTCGGTGCTCAACCTCCTCGCCGACCTGCAACGCGACATCGGGTTCGCCTGCCTCTTCATCACCCACGACCTCTCCGCGGTCGAGTACCTGGCCGACGACATCGCGGTCATGTACCTGGGTCAGCTCGTCGAGCAGGGCAGCCGCGAGCGGATCTTCGCCCGGCCCGCCCACCCGTACACGCAGGCTCTGCTGTCCGCCGCGCCGGTGGCCGATCCGGTCCGGCAGCGCCACCGTCAGCCGGTGCTGCTCGGCGACGATCTGCCGTCCGCGCTCGACCCGCCGTCCGGCTGCCGGTTCCGGACCCGGTGCCCGCTCGCCTTCGACCGGTGCGCGACGGAGGTGCCGGCGCAGACCGCGATCGGCGACGGCATGGCCGCCTGTCACCTGGTTCAACCGGACGGTACCGGTCCCGACGTTCGCACCGCAGATCCCAGTGAGGTGTTGTCATGA
- a CDS encoding ABC transporter ATP-binding protein gives MTTVSAPVLEIRDLSVSFPTETGTVSAVDAVSLDLAPGEIVGMVGESGCGKSVTAMSIAGLLPGSARVTGSVRLAGTQLVGARESALRRVRGREIAYIFQEPMTSLNPVLTVGRQIGEVLQVHERMSRRAARARAVELLTLVGIPSAAQRVDSYPHQLSGGMRQRVMIAMAVACGPKVLVADEPTTALDVTVQAGILQVLRDLRDRLGTSVLIITHDLGVIADIADRVVVMYAGRVVERAPVDDLFATPRHRYTAGLLSASPQPGRHAGTDRLTEIPGLVPVLASQPDACTFADRCPAADERCRAAAPPLEGIGGTDHVAACWHPCPTASTAPTAAQEVNR, from the coding sequence ATGACCACAGTCTCCGCGCCCGTGCTGGAGATCCGCGACCTGTCGGTGTCGTTCCCGACCGAGACCGGCACCGTCTCGGCGGTCGACGCTGTCAGCCTCGACCTCGCACCCGGAGAGATCGTCGGGATGGTGGGCGAGTCGGGGTGCGGAAAGAGCGTCACCGCGATGAGCATCGCCGGACTGCTGCCGGGCAGCGCCCGGGTCACCGGTTCGGTGCGACTGGCCGGCACCCAGCTGGTCGGGGCCCGCGAATCGGCGCTGCGTCGGGTCCGTGGCCGGGAGATCGCCTACATCTTCCAGGAGCCGATGACGTCGTTGAACCCGGTGCTCACCGTCGGGCGGCAGATCGGGGAGGTGCTCCAGGTCCACGAGCGGATGTCCCGACGGGCAGCGCGGGCGCGCGCCGTCGAACTGCTGACGCTCGTCGGGATCCCGTCCGCCGCCCAGCGGGTCGACAGCTATCCCCACCAGCTCTCCGGCGGCATGCGTCAACGCGTGATGATCGCGATGGCGGTGGCCTGCGGCCCGAAGGTGCTGGTGGCCGACGAGCCGACCACCGCACTGGACGTCACGGTCCAGGCCGGCATCCTCCAGGTGCTGCGCGACCTGCGCGACCGGCTCGGCACGAGCGTCCTCATCATCACCCACGACCTCGGCGTGATCGCCGACATCGCGGACCGCGTGGTCGTCATGTACGCCGGCCGGGTGGTGGAACGGGCGCCGGTGGACGACCTGTTCGCCACCCCACGGCACCGGTACACGGCCGGGCTCCTGTCGGCGTCACCGCAGCCGGGCCGGCACGCCGGCACGGACCGGTTGACCGAGATCCCCGGGCTGGTGCCCGTCCTGGCGAGCCAACCCGACGCCTGCACCTTCGCGGACCGGTGCCCGGCCGCCGATGAGCGGTGCCGGGCCGCCGCCCCGCCGCTGGAGGGTATCGGCGGCACCGACCATGTCGCGGCCTGTTGGCATCCGTGCCCGACGGCATCGACGGCACCGACGGCAGCTCAGGAGGTGAACCGATGA
- a CDS encoding ABC transporter permease — protein MTVLTVPMAETGSASVTRRARVLRRLRRNPLAVVSFVVLALAVVIALLSPWLAPYSVDQTDFARTFAPPGTAGHLLGTDDLGRDVLSRIMLGARASLQVGLLAVATSLVIGVPLGLAAGYFRAWDAVISRFTDLLLAFPFLIMAVGLAAIRGASLGNAAVAIGIAQIPGVIRVVRSDTLRLKSLDFVAAAVVDGASDLWVLARHILPNATSVILVQATVAIPAAILGEAVLSFLGLGIQPPAPSLGTMLATAQQFAARAPWAAVLPGVVIMGLALAFNVFGDALRDALDPKGDRR, from the coding sequence ATGACCGTCCTCACCGTACCGATGGCGGAGACCGGCTCCGCCAGCGTCACCCGGCGTGCCCGGGTGCTGCGGCGGCTGCGGCGCAACCCGCTCGCCGTGGTGAGCTTCGTCGTGCTCGCGCTGGCCGTCGTCATCGCGTTGCTCTCGCCCTGGCTCGCGCCCTACTCGGTCGACCAGACCGACTTCGCCCGCACGTTCGCACCGCCCGGCACCGCCGGGCACCTGCTGGGCACCGACGACCTCGGCCGGGACGTCCTGTCCCGCATCATGCTCGGTGCGCGGGCGTCGTTGCAGGTGGGGCTCCTGGCGGTAGCCACGTCGCTGGTCATCGGGGTGCCGCTCGGGCTGGCGGCCGGCTACTTCCGGGCCTGGGACGCGGTGATCTCACGCTTCACCGACCTGCTGCTGGCGTTCCCGTTCCTGATCATGGCGGTGGGGTTGGCGGCCATCCGGGGCGCCAGCCTCGGCAACGCCGCCGTGGCCATCGGCATCGCCCAGATCCCCGGCGTCATCCGGGTCGTCCGCTCGGACACGCTGCGCCTCAAGTCGCTGGACTTCGTCGCGGCGGCCGTGGTCGACGGCGCGAGCGACCTGTGGGTGCTGGCCCGGCACATCCTGCCCAACGCGACCTCGGTGATCCTGGTGCAGGCCACGGTCGCGATCCCGGCCGCGATCCTCGGCGAGGCGGTGCTCTCCTTCCTCGGCCTCGGCATCCAACCCCCGGCGCCGAGTCTGGGCACCATGCTGGCCACCGCCCAGCAGTTCGCCGCCCGCGCGCCGTGGGCCGCCGTCCTCCCCGGTGTCGTGATCATGGGCTTGGCCCTGGCGTTCAACGTCTTCGGAGATGCCCTGCGCGACGCGCTCGACCCGAAAGGAGACCGGCGATGA
- a CDS encoding ABC transporter permease — translation MARYLLTRAWQSALTLLLSTIVVFVGVRALPGDPALALAGEDRSPEALEAIRHHYGLDQPLLVQFAQYVERMAQGDFGVSIRTGTPVSSMLTTALPVTVELSILAILIAAALGVGAGVLAAVRRGRPAEWLANGLALIGLSVPHFWLGLLAILYLSVATGLFPASGFVPILEDPVDNLYHLVLPAVILGTGLAAIIMRQTRSAMLDSLSSDYVRTAKAKGLRPRAVITRHALRNSLIVVVTVVGLQLGGLISGAVVTEQIFGLPGFGKMTIDAVFQRDYPVIQAVVLLTATAYIVINFFVDLLYSVIDPRIRVTGDPA, via the coding sequence GTGGCCCGGTATCTGCTCACCCGCGCCTGGCAGTCGGCGCTGACCCTGCTGCTGTCGACGATCGTGGTCTTCGTCGGTGTGCGCGCGCTCCCCGGCGACCCGGCTCTCGCGCTGGCCGGCGAGGACCGGTCGCCGGAGGCGCTGGAGGCCATCCGTCACCACTACGGGCTGGACCAGCCGCTGCTGGTGCAGTTCGCCCAGTACGTGGAGCGGATGGCGCAGGGCGACTTCGGGGTGTCGATCCGCACCGGTACGCCGGTCTCGTCGATGCTGACGACCGCCCTGCCGGTGACCGTCGAGTTGTCGATCCTGGCGATCCTCATCGCGGCGGCGCTCGGGGTCGGCGCGGGGGTGCTCGCGGCGGTCCGTCGGGGGCGCCCGGCGGAGTGGCTCGCCAACGGCCTGGCCCTGATCGGCCTGTCGGTGCCGCACTTCTGGCTCGGGCTGCTGGCGATCCTCTACCTGTCCGTGGCGACCGGGCTGTTTCCCGCCTCCGGCTTCGTGCCGATCCTGGAGGATCCGGTGGACAACCTGTACCACCTCGTCCTGCCGGCCGTGATCCTCGGCACCGGACTCGCCGCCATCATCATGCGGCAGACCCGCTCGGCGATGCTGGACTCGCTCTCCTCCGACTACGTGCGGACGGCGAAGGCGAAGGGTCTGCGACCGCGTGCCGTCATCACCCGGCACGCCCTGCGCAACAGCCTCATCGTGGTGGTCACCGTCGTGGGTCTCCAACTCGGCGGCCTGATCTCGGGCGCGGTCGTCACCGAACAGATCTTCGGGCTGCCGGGCTTCGGCAAGATGACCATCGACGCGGTCTTCCAACGGGACTACCCGGTGATCCAGGCCGTCGTCCTGCTCACCGCGACGGCCTACATCGTGATCAACTTTTTCGTGGACCTGCTCTACTCGGTCATCGATCCACGCATCCGGGTGACGGGAGATCCCGCATGA
- a CDS encoding ABC transporter substrate-binding protein — translation MTNLSVRETNLPRRRVLRAAVAAAAAICTVAACSPVSNNGGGDQPGDNQSAGQDSFGTPADPAAVKQGGELVIALSAEPDALDPTLSRSLYSRYVFQAMCEKLYDVNEQAQVVPQLATALPTTSDDGRTVTIPLRSGVRFADGTAFDSAAVKATLQRHLSNARSARKSELGPIDGVDTPDAQTVVLRLKQPFAPLLGALADRAGMIMSAQALRTLGDDFASAPVCVGPFKFAKRVPQNSIEVVRDPNYYDASKVHLDAISWRILTDASIRAANLRSGDAQVADSVSTQDVASLRQDAAVSVLQSQSLGYQGLTINVGNVDGVGTAPKPINRPLAQNAKVRQAFEHAIDRKALVDAVFNGLHAAACSPISPASTFSSPEAQNCPTHDPAKAKQLLAEAGVQTPYTVTMLASNTPDTLRLAQALQSMVKDGGFDLKINPVEYSSLLDEQDRGNFELLQLGWSGRIDPDANITNFVGTGGSQNVSGYSNPQLDTLLTQARQAGDVEERRKLYGQAVTLLQQDDALIYLYRQRNLTAVSKQIQGLQVFPDGVIRAAFAGFGK, via the coding sequence ATGACGAACCTCTCCGTCCGGGAAACGAACCTGCCCCGCCGCCGCGTGCTCCGGGCCGCCGTGGCGGCGGCCGCCGCCATCTGCACCGTCGCCGCCTGCTCACCGGTGTCGAACAACGGCGGCGGCGACCAGCCCGGCGACAACCAGTCGGCAGGTCAGGACTCTTTCGGTACGCCCGCAGACCCCGCCGCCGTGAAGCAGGGCGGCGAGCTCGTCATCGCCCTCTCCGCCGAGCCCGACGCGTTGGACCCGACGCTGTCGAGAAGCCTCTACTCCCGCTACGTCTTCCAGGCGATGTGCGAGAAGCTCTACGACGTCAACGAACAGGCGCAGGTCGTACCGCAGCTCGCGACGGCCCTGCCCACCACGAGCGACGACGGCCGGACGGTGACCATCCCGCTGCGGTCCGGCGTGCGCTTCGCGGACGGCACGGCGTTCGACTCGGCCGCGGTGAAGGCCACCCTGCAACGCCACCTCAGCAACGCACGGTCGGCCCGCAAGAGCGAACTCGGTCCGATCGACGGCGTCGACACCCCGGACGCGCAGACCGTCGTCCTGCGGCTGAAGCAGCCGTTCGCGCCGCTGCTCGGTGCCCTCGCCGACCGGGCCGGCATGATCATGAGCGCGCAGGCGCTGCGGACCCTGGGTGACGACTTCGCCTCGGCGCCGGTCTGCGTCGGCCCCTTCAAGTTCGCCAAGCGGGTGCCGCAGAACTCGATCGAGGTCGTTCGGGACCCGAACTACTACGACGCGAGCAAGGTGCACCTGGACGCCATCTCGTGGCGGATCCTCACCGACGCGAGCATCCGCGCCGCCAACCTGCGCTCCGGCGACGCGCAGGTGGCCGACTCCGTCTCCACCCAGGACGTCGCCTCGCTCCGGCAGGACGCGGCGGTCTCCGTCCTCCAGTCGCAGTCCCTCGGATACCAGGGCCTGACCATCAACGTCGGCAACGTCGACGGTGTCGGCACCGCCCCCAAGCCCATCAACCGTCCGCTCGCCCAGAACGCCAAGGTGCGGCAGGCCTTCGAGCACGCCATCGACCGCAAGGCCCTGGTCGACGCGGTCTTCAACGGTCTGCACGCCGCCGCCTGCTCCCCGATCTCGCCGGCGAGCACATTCTCGTCACCGGAGGCGCAGAACTGCCCGACGCACGACCCCGCCAAGGCCAAGCAGTTGCTGGCCGAGGCCGGCGTGCAGACGCCGTACACGGTGACCATGCTCGCCTCGAACACCCCCGACACGCTGCGCCTGGCGCAGGCGTTGCAGTCCATGGTCAAGGACGGCGGATTCGACCTGAAGATCAACCCGGTGGAGTACTCCTCGCTCCTCGACGAGCAGGACCGCGGCAACTTCGAGCTGCTGCAACTGGGCTGGAGTGGACGGATCGACCCGGACGCCAACATCACGAACTTCGTCGGCACCGGCGGCAGCCAGAACGTCTCCGGCTACAGCAACCCGCAGCTGGACACCCTGTTGACCCAGGCCCGCCAGGCCGGTGACGTCGAGGAGCGCCGCAAGCTGTACGGGCAGGCGGTCACCCTGCTCCAGCAGGACGACGCCCTCATCTACCTCTACCGGCAGCGCAACCTGACCGCCGTCAGCAAGCAGATCCAGGGCCTCCAGGTCTTTCCGGACGGCGTGATCCGGGCGGCCTTCGCCGGCTTCGGCAAGTAG
- a CDS encoding TetR family transcriptional regulator has protein sequence MLNKTRGRPRGNPDTKARITEAARELFLKHGYPGTTVRAVAAAAGVDSALISYHFGSKQGLFSQSLNLLCVDPSALDQALRGNREHLADRLLDSVTSMWDAAGPAQNRMVVQDDATMRALRDYLDGELRLRIAEFLGGPDATRRATAAVGVLGGLIFTRYLNPIRSVGVLSPVDVRRVFGPALRAALYGRAPT, from the coding sequence GTGTTGAATAAAACTCGGGGCCGGCCCCGCGGCAACCCCGACACCAAGGCCCGCATCACCGAAGCTGCCCGCGAGCTGTTCCTGAAGCACGGTTATCCGGGCACCACGGTCCGGGCCGTCGCCGCCGCCGCTGGCGTCGACTCGGCGCTGATCAGCTACCACTTCGGCTCCAAGCAGGGCCTCTTCAGCCAGTCACTGAACCTGCTCTGCGTTGATCCCAGCGCTCTCGACCAGGCGCTGCGGGGCAACCGGGAGCACTTGGCCGACCGTCTGCTCGACTCCGTCACCAGCATGTGGGACGCCGCCGGGCCCGCGCAGAACCGGATGGTGGTGCAGGATGACGCCACCATGCGCGCCCTGCGGGACTACCTGGACGGTGAGCTGCGCCTCCGCATCGCTGAATTTCTGGGTGGGCCGGACGCGACGCGACGGGCCACCGCGGCGGTCGGCGTGCTGGGTGGGCTGATCTTCACTCGGTACCTGAACCCGATCCGCTCGGTCGGTGTGCTGTCCCCGGTCGACGTTCGGCGGGTCTTCGGGCCGGCGTTGCGCGCGGCCCTGTACGGCCGGGCCCCGACCTGA
- a CDS encoding NAD(P)-dependent oxidoreductase, with amino-acid sequence MRIVVFGATGPTGRQITEQALAAGHEVVAVTRRPPAGPSRTGLTMVSADVADPDAVDRAVAGGDAVLSSLGVPLTPKPITVYSTGNANILAAMHRHGVKRLITVSSSVLDPTWRPTGEFFFNNVLDPLFNRRAGRTAHEDMRRMESLVRESDLDWTITRPSGLFDHPTVTSYQVAENVADGLFTARADLAASMVAQLTDERYVRRAMAVITTEVRPSIAGLIWREAVLKKK; translated from the coding sequence ATGCGCATTGTCGTCTTCGGCGCCACCGGCCCCACCGGCCGTCAGATCACCGAGCAGGCCCTGGCCGCCGGCCACGAGGTCGTCGCGGTCACCCGCCGACCGCCCGCCGGGCCATCCCGCACCGGCCTCACGATGGTCAGCGCCGACGTCGCGGACCCGGACGCCGTCGACCGGGCGGTGGCCGGCGGCGACGCCGTCCTGTCCAGCCTGGGCGTCCCCCTCACCCCGAAGCCGATCACGGTGTACTCGACGGGCAACGCGAACATCCTGGCCGCCATGCACCGCCACGGGGTCAAGCGCCTGATCACCGTCAGTTCCAGCGTGCTCGACCCCACCTGGCGACCGACCGGCGAGTTCTTCTTCAACAACGTCCTGGACCCGCTGTTCAACCGCAGGGCGGGCCGCACCGCCCACGAGGACATGCGGCGGATGGAGTCCCTCGTGCGCGAGAGCGACCTGGACTGGACCATCACCCGGCCGTCCGGGCTGTTCGACCATCCGACCGTCACCTCCTACCAGGTGGCCGAGAACGTCGCCGACGGCCTGTTCACGGCACGCGCGGACCTGGCGGCGAGCATGGTGGCGCAGCTGACCGACGAGCGGTACGTCCGGCGGGCGATGGCGGTGATCACCACCGAGGTCAGGCCGAGCATCGCGGGTCTGATCTGGCGCGAGGCCGTGCTCAAGAAGAAGTGA